In the genome of Arachis stenosperma cultivar V10309 chromosome 6, arast.V10309.gnm1.PFL2, whole genome shotgun sequence, the window tgatcatttataaaattaatataaaaaagttatttttgttaatcggttattatataattagatcaaaattattttattttatattgtaagtgtattaaaattaaattataaaaataaggtGTCTAATTTAACCCTTTTAAAGACTAATAGTTGTTTGTTCTAACATGTAAAAGGTTTTCTCAATTTGGATCCGAGAGTCTAAAGTGTAAAGCACTAAAGCAGTGCAAAAGAAGAAGGGGTCAAAATGGAAATGAAGATCTGAAATTCTGAATTCTGACTAGTGAGCCTGCCCCCTCTCCGTCCCCGTTGTCTGTCCCCCTGCAGCCTGAAATGACGACGGTATTGTACCACATGGTGTCGTCGTCAGCCCTAGTATCACTGGGACTATACAACCTAATCTCCACCACACGCAACTACCTGAAATTCCCACACACCTACGCAGCAAAACTGTTCCACCCATTCCCATTCCCATCCACCACGCTCCGCCACGTGCCCATCTACCTCACCCTCCTCTCCCTCTTCCTCTCCATCATCCACCAACTCATCCTCTCCTTCTACCCTGACCCCCTTCTCAAAGGCCACACCCCCGTCCACCGCCTCACCTCCCTCCACTCCGCCaccctcctcttcctcttcctcctcctctccCTCCTCATCCTCTTCTCCGACTCCCTCTCCTTCGACAACTCTCTCCTCTTCGCCCTCTCCTCCGCCCTCTTCGCCCTCCACTCCTCCGCCTCCTCCACCGCCTCCGCGCTCCAAACCTCCGCCTTAGAGGCCCACTGTCTCCTCGTCTCCGCGCGCCTCTCCGCCATCATTTCGTTCCTCTGCCTCATCCTCGCCGCCATGCCCAAGCTCTTCTCCGCGGACGCCGCGCTCTCCGCCTCCCTCATTCTCCGAGGGCTCTGGACGTTCCAGACGGGGCTTTCGCTCCACGTCGATGCCTTCATCCCCGAAGGCTGCCACCGGCTTCTTGATGTCGTTAATGGCGTCGAGGGATCCACGCAGTGTGATCTTGATGAGTCGAAGCTCAGGGCTGTGGCGATTCTCGACCTCGCGTTTCTTCTTCAGGTGGTGGTCGTTGTGGTTGTTGTGTTTGCGACCTATGCGATCGTTGCGAAGAGCGTCGGCGCCAGGAGGCTTGGATCGTATGAGGCATTGCCCATGAATTCCAACTCTGGAGATGCCAACCACCAAAGTGTTGTTCAGATGAAAGCCATGGCTGGCACACAGGCTTGAAATGAATCTTACTTCGATTGTTGTAGTGCTATTTTGGTTCTTGGTACTTTTATAAATGATATGAGTTAGTTATGGAATCTGATCTGATCTTGTGAATACAGAAAATGGATTACTTAATGAGATTTCTTAATGGTTGATGGAATCAGATATATTTTGTTGGATCAAGCTACTGAGCTAGTGGTAAAGCGATAAAGTGAGTGATTAGTCCATAGAGGGTTCACATAGGATGGAAGTTACAAATTCAATGGTCAATTGATCCTTTACCAATATGCTCGTTTTAGAggatctaaattttattttgctaATTTGCATATTCTTGAAGTGCTTTTAGTGAGAGATAggttctttttctcttttattgttGGTGGAACCATTCATTTGATGCTTCTTTTTTCATTAGTTTGCATATACTGTTGGACCTTTTAACTTTGCTGTCAAAGAAAGATGCTCTATATTTGGTATTTAacattttgaatttaatgagttGCTCCTCAGTCCTCATATGGTACTAGAATTTCAGACGAAGAGT includes:
- the LOC130933257 gene encoding uncharacterized protein LOC130933257, whose product is MTTVLYHMVSSSALVSLGLYNLISTTRNYLKFPHTYAAKLFHPFPFPSTTLRHVPIYLTLLSLFLSIIHQLILSFYPDPLLKGHTPVHRLTSLHSATLLFLFLLLSLLILFSDSLSFDNSLLFALSSALFALHSSASSTASALQTSALEAHCLLVSARLSAIISFLCLILAAMPKLFSADAALSASLILRGLWTFQTGLSLHVDAFIPEGCHRLLDVVNGVEGSTQCDLDESKLRAVAILDLAFLLQVVVVVVVVFATYAIVAKSVGARRLGSYEALPMNSNSGDANHQSVVQMKAMAGTQA